The genomic DNA GGGCGCGGATACGGTGATGGATTTATCGACCGGACGCAATATCCACGAAACCCGCGAGTGGATTTTACGTAATAGCCCAGTTCCGATTGGCACTGTGCCTATGTATCAGGCGCTTGAGAAAGTGAATGGCATTGCCGAAGACCTGACTTGGGAAGTGATGCGCGATACCTTAATAGAGCAAGCCGAGCAAGGGGTCGATTATTTTACCATTCACGCTGGGGTGCGTTTGCACTACGTGCCCATGACCGCCAATCGCGTGACCGGGATTGTCTCGCGTGGTGGGTCGATTATCGCCAAATGGTGCTTGGCGCATCATCAAGAAAGCTTCCTCTATACCCATTTTCGTGAAATCTGCGAGATTTGTGCCGCCTATGATGTATCGCTGTCACTAGGCGATGGGTTGCGTCCCGGCTCAGTGGCTGACGCGAACGACGAAGCGCAATTCAGTGAGCTACGTACTCTGGGCGAGCTTACCAAGGTGGCATGGGAATACGATGTGCAGGTGATGATTGAAGGCCCCGGCCATGTGCCTATGCACATGATCAAAGAGAACATGGACGAGCAGCTCACCCATTGCCATGAAGCGCCTTTTTATACTTTAGGCCCGCTGACTACTGATATCGCGCCTGGTTACGACCACATCACCTCCGGGATTGGTGCGGCGATGATTGGCTGGTTTGGGTGTGCGATGCTTTGCTATGTCACGCCCAAAGAACATCTGGGTCTGCCCAACAAAGAGGATGTTAAAACTGGGCTTATCACTTACAAGTTGTGTGCGCACGCCGCCGACTTAGCCAAAGGACATCCGGGCGCGCAGGTGCGAGATAACGCCATTTCCAAAGCGCGCTTTGAATTCCGCTGGGAAGATCAGTTCAACCTTGCTTTAGATCCGGTGACGGCGCGTGCTTATCACGATGAAACACTGCCTCAAGAGTCGGGCAAGGTCGCGCATTTTTGCTCCATGTGTGGGCCAAAATTCTGCTCCATGAAAATCAGCCAAGAAGTCCGAGATTATGCCAAAGAAAATGGCTATGCCGCCGCGGGTGAAGCGATTGATGTCACTATGCTGGAAGACCCGTTAGCAGGCATGCAGCAAAAATCGCAAGAATTTCGAGAAAAGGGCAGTGAGCTCTACCTGCAAAAATCCCATCATTCGTCACCACAAGGCGCTGAGGTAGCGGACAGCGATAAGGTGGAATCATGAGCCTGACCCCGTTTGCGCCTATGTCTGAAGGTATAGGCCCATTATATCCGGTGGTGGACGATGTGGATTTGCTCGAACGCTTGCTTTGCTTGGGGGTGAAAACCGTGCAACTGCGTGTGAAGCAGCCGGGGCATCCTCAATTGGCGGATTGGGTACAGCGCGCGGTGGCATTGGGCCGCGCGCACCATGCGCAGGTGTTTATCAACGATCACTGGCAGCTCGCGCTTGAGGCTGGCGCCTATGGTGTTCATCTGGGGCAGCAAGACTTACAAGAGGCGGATCTTGATCGGCTCGCACGACAAGGCGTGCGCCTTGGCGTATCGACACGCAGTCCCGAACAGCTCGCTGCAGCGGTTGAACTCTCGCCCAGTTATCTCGCCATCGGCCATATTTTTCCCACCACCACCAAACAGCTCGTCGAGCCACCGCAAGGCATTTCAGCGTTAGCGCAGCAGGTGGTGGCTGTGGATGGCCGTTTCCCGACGGTGGCGATTGGCGGTATTGATCTCGACCGAGCCCCTGACGTTTGGCGCACCGGCGTGGACGCCATTGCGGTGGTCCGCGCCGTGACGCAAGCGCCTGATTTAGCGGCGCGCATTGACGCATTTAACCGCTGTCTTAATCGATCAAGACAACAAGGAGGGCGTGATGCTATCGGACAGTGAATACCTGCGTTATAGCCGGCAAATCATGCTGCCAGAAGTTGGAGAGTGCGGGCAGCAGGCACTGAGCAAGGCGCGCGTGTTAATGGTCGGTGCCGGTGGGCTTGGAACCACCGCGGGCCTCTATCTTGCAGGCGCTGGCGTGGGTCAGTTAGCGATTGCTGACTCAGACCACGTTGAGCTATCTAATTTGGCGCGTCAGGTGGCGTATCGGGATGAGCAAATCGGCACCGATAAAGCCGCAGCGCTAGCCGCTAACTTGGTCGCGCTGAATCCACATTGCCAGTGCCGAGCCATCAATACCTATCTAGAAGGTGAGCGTCTGGCGCTTGAAGTGGCGATGGCGGATGTGGTCCTTGATTGCAGTGATAATCTCGCTACTCGCCATGCAGTCAATCAAGCCTGTGTAGAGGCTGGTACACCCTTGGTGAGCGCAGCGGCGATAGGTTGGCAAGGCCAGTTATTGGTTTATCAACCGCATAGCGCATGTTATGCGTGCGCCTTCGCAGACGTGACGCTTTCTGAACCCACACGCTGCGCTGAAGCTGGGGTAATGGGACCTGTGGTCGGCATGATGGCCACCGCGCAAGCGTTGGAAGGAATAAAACTGTTATTAGGGCAGGCGGTCGGTACCAATCGCTTGTCACGACTGGATGGACAAACCATGACATGGCAGCACTTTTCGCTGCCCGTTCATCCGCACTGTGCGGTTTGTCAGCCAATGCGGGAGGTAAATGATGCGGTTAATCATTAATGACACGCCTACAGAGGTCAATGCCACGACCGTCGCGCAACTGATTGAGGAGATGAAGGTGCCGGCCGAATCGGTCGCTGTCGCGCTAAATCAGACCATTATTGCGCGTGATGCTTGGTCATCCACGTCACTCACCGCTGGCGATAGCTTAGCGGTCTTTCAAGCGATTGCCGGAGGATAATTATGTTAACCATTGCGGATACGACGTTTTCATCTCGCCTGTTAACCGGCACC from Salinivibrio kushneri includes the following:
- the thiE gene encoding thiamine phosphate synthase — protein: MSLTPFAPMSEGIGPLYPVVDDVDLLERLLCLGVKTVQLRVKQPGHPQLADWVQRAVALGRAHHAQVFINDHWQLALEAGAYGVHLGQQDLQEADLDRLARQGVRLGVSTRSPEQLAAAVELSPSYLAIGHIFPTTTKQLVEPPQGISALAQQVVAVDGRFPTVAIGGIDLDRAPDVWRTGVDAIAVVRAVTQAPDLAARIDAFNRCLNRSRQQGGRDAIGQ
- the thiC gene encoding phosphomethylpyrimidine synthase ThiC, translating into MSTRKQARLEAKSFIDSLSAQTYPNSEKVYVEGSRPDIRVGMREIHLSPTFVGGGKDNPQYEANESIRVYDTSGPYTDPQSAIDIYQGLAPVRKAWIDERADTEFLDAVSSDYAKTRLSDETLDDLRFSALPSIRRAKPNQCVTQLHYARQGIITPEMEFIAIRENMGRQQYREDQLNRQHPGESFGAHLPSNITPEFVRQEVAEGRAIIPANINHPEAEPMIIGRNFLVKVNANIGNSAVSSSIEEETEKLVWATRWGADTVMDLSTGRNIHETREWILRNSPVPIGTVPMYQALEKVNGIAEDLTWEVMRDTLIEQAEQGVDYFTIHAGVRLHYVPMTANRVTGIVSRGGSIIAKWCLAHHQESFLYTHFREICEICAAYDVSLSLGDGLRPGSVADANDEAQFSELRTLGELTKVAWEYDVQVMIEGPGHVPMHMIKENMDEQLTHCHEAPFYTLGPLTTDIAPGYDHITSGIGAAMIGWFGCAMLCYVTPKEHLGLPNKEDVKTGLITYKLCAHAADLAKGHPGAQVRDNAISKARFEFRWEDQFNLALDPVTARAYHDETLPQESGKVAHFCSMCGPKFCSMKISQEVRDYAKENGYAAAGEAIDVTMLEDPLAGMQQKSQEFREKGSELYLQKSHHSSPQGAEVADSDKVES
- the thiS gene encoding sulfur carrier protein ThiS, coding for MMRLIINDTPTEVNATTVAQLIEEMKVPAESVAVALNQTIIARDAWSSTSLTAGDSLAVFQAIAGG
- a CDS encoding HesA/MoeB/ThiF family protein, with product MLSDSEYLRYSRQIMLPEVGECGQQALSKARVLMVGAGGLGTTAGLYLAGAGVGQLAIADSDHVELSNLARQVAYRDEQIGTDKAAALAANLVALNPHCQCRAINTYLEGERLALEVAMADVVLDCSDNLATRHAVNQACVEAGTPLVSAAAIGWQGQLLVYQPHSACYACAFADVTLSEPTRCAEAGVMGPVVGMMATAQALEGIKLLLGQAVGTNRLSRLDGQTMTWQHFSLPVHPHCAVCQPMREVNDAVNH